DNA sequence from the Longimicrobiaceae bacterium genome:
CGCGGTGCCGCGCCTCGATCTCCAGCCCGAAGAAGAGCGCCAGCGAGTCCAGCCCGCGCGAAGGCAGCTGCGGCAGCAGCTTTCTCGCCAGCCGCACCGTGCAGAGCTGGCGTCCCATCGGCTGAGTGCCCGTCGCCCTCTCCATCTCCGCCGTCACGAAGCGCCAGTCGAACGCCGCGTTGTGCGCCACGAAGACGCGGCCCTCGATGGCGTCGGAGACGTGGTGCGCGACCTCGTGGAAGCGCGGGGCGCCGCGGACCATCTCGCTCGTGATGCCGGTGAGCGCCGTGATCATCGACGGGATCGGGCGCTCCGGGTTGACGAGGGTGGAGAACGTCTCGCGGATCTCGCCGCCCGCCACGCGCACCGCCGCGACCTCGGTGACGCGGTGGCCATGGCCGGGCGAGCCGCCCGTCGTCTCCACGTCCACCACCACGTACTCCTCGTCGCACAGCGCGCGCAGCACGGCCCGCGGCGAGGCGATGGACCACACGCCGTCTGCCGAGACGGTGAAGCGCGCGTCGTCGCCCAGCAT
Encoded proteins:
- a CDS encoding exonuclease domain-containing protein; translated protein: MLGDDARFTVSADGVWSIASPRAVLRALCDEEYVVVDVETTGGSPGHGHRVTEVAAVRVAGGEIRETFSTLVNPERPIPSMITALTGITSEMVRGAPRFHEVAHHVSDAIEGRVFVAHNAAFDWRFVTAEMERATGTQPMGRQLCTVRLARKLLPQLPSRGLDSLALFFGLEIEARHRALDDAVATAHVLLRFIDMLCEHDVDCWESLDGFLNKRTPRKKRRASPRSMEQA